CAGTGAGTTTCCGCTGGTCTATTATCTGACAGGAAATATCTGGAAACTGACCGGCCATAAGGAGTATATTTTCCGATTAATCGATTTGTTATTGGTTTTCTTTGGCTTATTTGCCTTTTTCAGGTTGTGTGAGGAGATATTAAAGGACTCTCTTATAGCCATGATTTGTTCATTCATTCTTTTTTCTTCTCCTGTTCTTTCTTACTATTCATGCAATTTTATTCCGAATACTTCCGCATTTGGATTGATACTTATTGCATGGTACCTTGCGTTTTTATTTTTCAGCAAGAACAAACGAAGATTCCTGTTTCTGAGTTTTCTGTTTTTTTTACTTGGCGGATTAATTAAAATTACCCATAATCTGAGCCTGCTTTCATTAATACTCGTATTGATTATCAATATCATAAAAAACCATAAAGACAGAAAGGAGGTCATCTTACGAATGTTTGGCTGGCTGGCATTGGCTGGTCTGATTTTACTGATAGTGTTTGTTTATTATTACCGCGCACACCTGTATAATGAAAAGCATCATTCAGGAATGTTTTCTTTTCAGTTGCATCCTGTCTGGAATTTGAAAAAAGCCGCGATTAAAGAGATTTTACATAATTTTAGGACCTTTTGGTTTAAGCAGTATTTTTCTGCTGCCATACAATATTTATTGGCTTTTTCATTGGTTTTCATTTTGATATACAGAAAATTTACGGGCAGGTTTTATTCAGAGATGCTGTTTTTTTTACTGGCAGGAAGTCTTGTTTACGTAATTTTTTGGTTTTCAGCCATGTCGAATCACGATTACTATGTTATCGATCTGATGATAACAGTTTGTTTTTTACTATTGACCTTTTTTATGGTGTTAAAATCAAGGTTTCCGGTTGTTTTTAACCATGTTTTAACACGGATTATTTTAATTATCTTTCTGATATTCAGCATTAAAACAACAACAATTAAAGTCAAGGACAGGTATTCAGGCTGGATGAACGAAGTGCACAGGAAATATTATTATTCACTGGAAACCATAACTCCTTACCTGAGATCACTTGGAATAAACAGAAACGATGTTGTTTTAAGCATCCCTGATCCAAGTTTTAATATAACACTTTACCTGATGGATCAAAAAGGATTTACTTCAGGCGGGAGCAATACTGATTCATTTCTGATGGAAAGAATGTTTAAGTGTGGTCTAAAATATATGATTGTCAATGATTCAGCAATAATCCGACATCCTCAGATTCAGCAGTTTACAAAAAAACCAATGGGTAAATACCATAACATTATCATTTATGATCTGCGGGAATTTTCAGAGCAGTTTACCCAATGAAAACCCTATTATCCAATTATTAATACCTCCGTTCGGCCTTTTTATTCCTGCATTTGAAATATGACGGATGCCTGAAAATATCTCAAATTCAAAGTCCGAATCAATTCCCGTTTTTTTTCTGAATACCAGTAAAAAATTGTCGGAAAAGATAAAGCCTTTTGCCTGGCGCCTGGATTGATAAGTAATAAAATGAGGGCCGCTGCCTGTTGAGTAGGTTAGCATGCTGTTGTCTGAAAGTCTGACACTTAGATCAAATCCAACATTGAGCCCTGTTTCGTGATGAAAATGTTGATTGACATATAAACCAGCATATTGCGGTTTAAACGATATCTGAAGATTAAAAGCATTTTTTGTTTTAAATACAGGCAGACGATAATATGCGTTTAGAATGAAAGGTTGGTAAAAACCCCCTTCGGGCAATTCATACAGGGGTAATCCATTGCTTAAACTTAACCCGACTGCTTTCTGATTTAAATAAGAAACATTCTGCGACCATAAAAAATTACTGGTTATCAGAATAGGGAATAAGAGTAAAAACTTTTTCATTGAATCAGGTGATTATTCGGCCAAAACAAGTCCTTTTGAGGTCATTTTTAAATATCTGTTGAAAAACTTTTCCGGATAAATACTTCTATCTCCTTCAAAGTCGGTTATTAAGTTTTTAAAACTTTCATCCAAAAAAACATATTTGCCGACAGGGATAAATAATGTGTTTTCAATCCATTGACCCCTGTATTTTTTGTGTTTTTCAATAGTAAAATATGGAGAAAAACGGATTGAATCTTTATTCGCAATAATGGTAAAAGATAGATTTTCAATGTTTTGCTTTGCATCGAGGGTGTTGTTACCACGTGCAGTTATATTTTTCTCAACGGAAACAAAATAGTTGAAACTTCCTTTGATTCTGTAGGTTGGAGATATCATAAGTTGTGGCCTTACTTTGGAAGTGAATATCTTAAAATCATTTGATTTCAGAAGATAAAATCCATTTTCAGAAGAATCTGGCAGAAATCCTAAATAAAGAGTATCATTGGTTGCCTGTGGAATAATTTCTTTAAGGGTTGTTCGGGATTCGGCCCTGAAATCTTTACCGATAATTACTGCAGAAATGAATAGAATAGCCAATCCGGATACGAAAAGGAATGATGTCAATATGTTGAAAATTCTATCATGTGACCGGATTCTGAAAACGAGCCGGATACCGCTATAAATAAGCCATACCATAGGAATCCCTGCTACAAGGATAATTCCTATCGATGTAAACGTTGCAACCGGAGCCGAAGTTATGGTAGCGAGGAGATTAGGAAGCGAATAAGAGGAGGAAAAAAAAGATGACGCAGAAATGTACAATTTATTTGACCAGAATGATCCCGTAAGCATTAAAAGCAGAAATAAGCCTGTTAAAAGAAGCAGAATGCCAATGAATATCCACAATGATTTAAAGGCTGCCAGAATGCCCTTACCAAGCTTTAACAAAAATTTTTCAAGGGAAAGTCCTAAATCTCTAAGTTTTTTCGAAAAATCAATTTTTTTAATGTTTTCTTTAACAGTGTTGAATTCTTGTCTTACGGTTTTTTCGATATTTTCAAGGTTGACATGTTTGCCTCTCATTTCAAGCTTCTGAGCTCTTGTTTGGGCTTCAGGTATAATAAACCATAGAACAAGGTATGCAATAAAGGCCGTACCGGCAGAAATGATCAGGACAATGACAAACAAGGCGCGGATAAAAACTGGGTCAGTATTAAAATATGCGGCAATACCACCACAAACTCCCCCAAGAATGCGTTCATCCGGATCACGATACATACGTTTGTACCCTTTCTGAGCTTCTGAAAACGCTTCATTCTCTTCCTTATATCCTGAAGATTCAAAATCTTCAGGCTTCCCGATTGTAGCCATTATTTCTTCAATATCTTGAATTTCAATTACCTGTCTGCCCTGCAACTTTTCGCGAAATATTTCAGCAATGCGTGATTCAATGTCTGCCATGATCTCTTTGGCCTCATTTTCATCGGAAAACCGGGCATTAATAAGATTTAAATAATTGCTGAGTAATTCGTAAGCATCTTCGTCAATATGAAAAACGATTCCACTCAGGTTGACGGTTACGGTTTTTTTCATTTTTACATTTTTTGAAGGGTTTCAATACTATTAACAAGTTCAATCCAGGCTTTTTTCAACTCTTCAAGAAAAAGAAAGCCATCTTCAGTAAGACGATAATATTTTCTTGGAGGTCCCTGAGATGATTCTTCCCAGCGATAACTGAGCAATCCCATATTTTTCAGTCGGGTTAGAAGGGGATAAAGTGTACCTTCCACTACGAGTAATCTGGCTTTCTTCAGCTCATTCAGAATATCTGTAGCATAAGCATCACCATGTGAAAGTACCGATAAAATGCAAAATTCAAGTACCCCCTTTCTCATTTGTGCTTTTGTGTTTTCTGTATTCATTACGGTTTTTCGAAAAAGTCCTGTTTGTTTTTATTGCAAAGATACTGCAATAAAAAGGTAATATGCAATACATAGTACTAAAATTATTAAAAAAATACATCTTTTGTTTTAAGTGTCAGATAATCAAATGATTACTTTACTTCAAACACAGCGGCAGCAGGAATTTGGCGATTCCCTTGGGTTTCAACGAATGCAAAAATATCCGTAACAACAATGCGGTCACCGGGTTTTGACGAAGCAATATAATCTTTCATGGTTTGATTGAATTCAGGGCCGTTTGATTCAGCAACTTTCACCGGGCCATCTAAAAGAGGCTGAATGATAAACCTGAATTTACTGATTTCTGAAATTTTACGGTTTTTAATAGTATCTACCACTTCTAAACGGTCGATTTGCTGCAACTCTGAAGCTGTCCATTCAAAATTTGCCACACTACCCCAATACAATACGATTTTTCTGGCAGCCGTCTGGTTATGGGATGAGACGGAAATTAATAACAGTAAGGAAACAAGAATAAATCGTTTGGCGAATAAATTCATAAAAAGGTCAATCGTTATGTGTGCAAAATTAGGCCGATGTGTTTACCTTGGCAGTGAATAAAAAACCACAAATTCATAAAAATTTGTTAATAAAAGCCGATGGCAAAAGAGATAGAAAGAAAATTTCTGGTAAATCTGGCGGAATGGAAGCCCGGTTCATCCGGTGTTTTTTACAGGCAGGGCTATTTATTTACCAGTGAAAAATTAACTGTCAGAGTAAGAATTTCAGAAGAGGAGGCCATTTTATCAATAAAAGGAGAAGATGTTGGTTTTCAACGAAATGAATATGAATACAGTATTCCGGTTCAAGATGCTGAAGAAATGCTGGAGCTTTATTGTGAAGGATTCATCATTGAAAAGACAAGGTATATT
This portion of the Sphingobacteriales bacterium genome encodes:
- a CDS encoding PspC domain-containing protein; this encodes MKKTVTVNLSGIVFHIDEDAYELLSNYLNLINARFSDENEAKEIMADIESRIAEIFREKLQGRQVIEIQDIEEIMATIGKPEDFESSGYKEENEAFSEAQKGYKRMYRDPDERILGGVCGGIAAYFNTDPVFIRALFVIVLIISAGTAFIAYLVLWFIIPEAQTRAQKLEMRGKHVNLENIEKTVRQEFNTVKENIKKIDFSKKLRDLGLSLEKFLLKLGKGILAAFKSLWIFIGILLLLTGLFLLLMLTGSFWSNKLYISASSFFSSSYSLPNLLATITSAPVATFTSIGIILVAGIPMVWLIYSGIRLVFRIRSHDRIFNILTSFLFVSGLAILFISAVIIGKDFRAESRTTLKEIIPQATNDTLYLGFLPDSSENGFYLLKSNDFKIFTSKVRPQLMISPTYRIKGSFNYFVSVEKNITARGNNTLDAKQNIENLSFTIIANKDSIRFSPYFTIEKHKKYRGQWIENTLFIPVGKYVFLDESFKNLITDFEGDRSIYPEKFFNRYLKMTSKGLVLAE
- a CDS encoding PadR family transcriptional regulator codes for the protein MNTENTKAQMRKGVLEFCILSVLSHGDAYATDILNELKKARLLVVEGTLYPLLTRLKNMGLLSYRWEESSQGPPRKYYRLTEDGFLFLEELKKAWIELVNSIETLQKM
- a CDS encoding CYTH domain-containing protein, with product MAKEIERKFLVNLAEWKPGSSGVFYRQGYLFTSEKLTVRVRISEEEAILSIKGEDVGFQRNEYEYSIPVQDAEEMLELYCEGFIIEKTRYIELINGKRWEIDVFHGENEGLVLAEIELESMNEEIEIPRWVKEEVTGIASYYNANLFKNPYKKW
- a CDS encoding acyloxyacyl hydrolase gives rise to the protein MKKFLLLFPILITSNFLWSQNVSYLNQKAVGLSLSNGLPLYELPEGGFYQPFILNAYYRLPVFKTKNAFNLQISFKPQYAGLYVNQHFHHETGLNVGFDLSVRLSDNSMLTYSTGSGPHFITYQSRRQAKGFIFSDNFLLVFRKKTGIDSDFEFEIFSGIRHISNAGIKRPNGGINNWIIGFSLGKLL